The following DNA comes from Triticum aestivum cultivar Chinese Spring chromosome 3D, IWGSC CS RefSeq v2.1, whole genome shotgun sequence.
TCTTGTGGTGGAGGCATCTGGAGCAACATAGAACCAACTAAAACTTGTCCCGTTGAAGCACCATGGCCCAAGTCTCTTTCCTTTTGTGTAGCATATGAAATAGCTTGAAATATTTACGTACGTGAAACAATAGCTTTGCCACTAATGGCCGCATCAGAGCCGCGGGGCGGGCGCGGCGAGCGGCGGCACGGGGAGAGCCGCGGGGCGGGCGCGGCGAGCGGCGGCACGGGGAGAGCCGCGGGGCGGGCGCGGCGAGCGGCGGCACGGGGAGAGCCGCGGGGCGGGCGCGGCGAGCGGCGGCACGGGGAGAGCCGCGGGGCAGGCGCGGCGAGCCCTGACTCCGATACAGCACGGAGACACTAGTGTGAGCTAGCTCGCTTCCTCACGATTTAACGAGCAGTTTTGGCGGCGAGCACGGGAAAACTATGTACTACCGAATGCGTTGCCCCGTTTCAGTATCTAGCTGCGCCCGTTCATCGTGCCTCGCGATGCTCCGCCGGCGCCGTTCCTATCGGCCCGCGTCGTGCTCGTCCCTCTTCCCTCCGGCGCTCGTCCCCGCAGGTGACACTCGTCCAGGCCGCGCTTCGCCGCGCCCAGCAGGCGACGCTCGTCCAGGTTGCGCCCGGCCACCGGCCTCGCCTCGCGCCCGCGCCGGGCCGGTACCGCCGTCGGCCGCTGCCATCCCCGCTGCTTGCTACGTGTTTGATAAAATGCCAGGACGGACATGTCAAAAATGCGTCTGCCATCCGTTGGCGCATGTACCGATTCAAAACAAAAAGCAGACGCGGACGTCCgcgcggccgacccaaacggacaaaatgcgTGTCCGTTTAGGACGTCCCGTTGGAGTTGCCCTGACTACTCAAAGTATTGTGTATGGAAAACTATGCGTGGAACGCAAGCACGCGCAACACCGACGCCGCTTGCCGGAGATCGATTGTCGAAAACGTGGCACATCCCGCGTGAGAAGCGCCACGCCACAGGGGATAAGATTAGGGGGGACGGAAGGGGAGGGTCGTGCCCCGAAGCCGCCGTCACGTCACCTAACCCACACGGCTATTACGACCGCCCCTTTCCGCCGCGGCCCTACCCCTACGCCCGTCTTCCCTTCCCTTCTCTCGGCCGACCCGACCCGACCCCGCGGCCGAAATAAAGCAAGCGACCGACGCAGCGCCAGTGAACCCCACCACTGTCTCTTCTCTTCTCAGTTCTCACCGCGCGTTTCTCTTCTGCCCCCGCTCCACGCCAGGCAAACCGAAGCCCCCACCACACGACGCCGCCGTCCCCTCCTCTGAAATCGGGCGGGGGAAGAAGTGTTCGGGACTGGCGGCATGGACCGCATCGTCGGCCGCAAGTTCAAGCTCGGCCGGAAGATCGGCTCCGGCTCCTTCGGGGTCATCTACCTCGGTGAGCGATCGCTCGATTCCCCCCCGCCGCCGGCCGCGTTTGGTcggttttgttttcctttttcggCTCCATCTATCGTCGTCTGATTGCTgtcgctgttgctgctgctgcagccACGGATATGGACACCTACGAGATCGTCGCGGTGAAGATTGTGAGTCCTGTATCCCCTGTTTCCTCTCAGCCCTGCCCTGTTCTGCCCTGTTTGATACTTCAATTTTCGATTGGGTTGCTGTTGAGTAGTTGGGTCAAGTGGAGAGGTGGGTGATTGCCTGATTGGATTGCTGTTGAGTTAAGCGGATATATAGGTGGAATGCTGGATTGGATTGGTTGCTTCCCCTCGCGCGGATGCATGATTCGGTTGCTGCGCTGAATTTGTCTGTTACTCGTCGCTCTTGCTTGTTTTGGGCTGATCATAATGGGATTAGAAAATGCTGGTAATCATATGGTTAGAAAGGTCCAAGCACACGCCTTTTATTTAATTGTATGGCTACTTGGCCtgtttccccctttcctttctagaATGCTGCTTGCCTCCCTCTTAGCCTCTTGGGTGATGATCGATACAGGTGGTGGTTGGTCATAATGACGCTTGGCGTAGAGGAAATGTATTTGTAGCCTTGCAGGAAAAGTTGTGAGACCAAGCATACGAGTGGGAGCGGAAAGTTTGATTGTTATTGTCAAAGCTCAGTTGGTGCCCCTGCTTTCCCCCCATCCCACTTCATGGCTCGCCTTGTGAGAGCAAGCATACCAGTGGGAAAGGAAAGTTTGAGTGTTATTGTTATATGCACTGTCTACTTGCCTAGTGAAACCCCTTTTTCTTGCACACACTATCTCCAGATCCTTATTTTGGTAACCTCACTGGCAGGAAAGTAGCAACTCGAAGCATCCCCAGCTGTTTTACGAGGCAAAGATCTACAACGCCCTGCAAGGAGGAAGTATGTATGCCCTGTCATCCAATTCTCCATAGTTCCATGCAGGGTTTATTTTGATAAGATCCAGAGTTGACGGGGAATGTTTTGGCATCCAGGTGGCATTGCGAATGTTAAATGGTGTGGTGTGGATGGGGAGGAAAATGTTCTTATCATTGATCTGTTGGGGCCGAGCTTAGAGGATTTGTTTGTCTACTGCGGCAGAAAATTCACCTTGAAGACTGTCCTAATGCTTGCAGACCAAATGGTAATTAGTAATTGCCTATTTCACTTTATTCAATTACCTTATATGCCGAACACTGAAAACCATTTGGAAAGTGTCAACATTTGTTCAGAAATTTGAATTCTTGTGGAACTCACAGGAAAAAAGAACTATATTTCTGATGGTAACCAAACACTGAATGTCTATTCTTGAGAATTTCCTTGTAGAGTTCCATTATTGTGTTGCTCTTTCAATACCACATTACCACTATTTAATAATAAAGAATAGGCAGCAATTGAAATAAGTAAAATCTATCTGAGAACATATGAAATAATTACTGCCAGGACTTCTATAGAGGGTTCCACTATGCACTAGCAGATATTTTCTTGTATATGTTGCTTCTATATGCTTCATATTTATTTGCATAGTTTGAAATATTGCACAGTTAATCTAGATGTAGTTAAGTAGCCACATGTGGAATACAGTTGCCTGAAGTTTTCGTTGCCCCCATTAAATATtgatattatttttgcatgatCGAGTTCCATTTCTGATTAAGTAATGCCAGCTTTTCTCTTTTGTATATGATCCTAACAGCTTACAAGGATAGAATTTATGCATTCCAAAGGATACTTGCATAGAGACATAAAACCTGACAATTTTCTAATGGGTCTCGGCCGGAAGGCAAATCAGGTACTTGTTGTGGTGCACTAAAGCTCCATGTTAAGTTCTTAATGCGCTGAACAATCTCGTCAATGATATCTCTGTGTGTGCTTATCAGGTCTATGTAATTGATTTTGGGCTTGCAAAAAGATACCGTGATTCTACTACGAATCGACATATTCCTTACAGGTACATATATTTCTGAAGATGCATTTTTTGGTAGAAGATGGTACCATAGGTTGACTTTTTTACTAGTGTCAAACTAAATGTAATTCTGCTTGCCCATAATTGATTTAAGCAGTTAGCTGACCCAATACTTGTTATCTGTTGTCAATTCCGTTGCCCCTACTTTACCTTTTTTGTGTCATGGAAATTATAGTTACAGCGGTAGTGCGCTGAATTGGACCTGTGACACATCATGGTCTGACCTATGTCTGTAATTTCAATTGGTGGCTCCCATGTGGTACTTGACCACTGCTACTTTGctctttactactccctccgtccggaaatacttgtcatcaaaatggataaaaggggatgtatctagacgtattttagttctagatacatctctttttatccattttgatgacaagtattttcgaacggagggagtatgtgggaATGTTCCCATCACAATATTTTTTTTGACTGGTTACTGTAGGGAAAACCCCCACAGCCATTGCTCTTTATTCATTCAAAGTATACAATATGTACAAAGGTTAACAAGAGTAACCCAAAAGAAGGAAAAAACTAAAAAGACCCATCACGATATTTGACTAATTTAGTCTTCTAGGTTCCATCAACAATAGCCTTTTGCTATCATAATATCTTGATTGTTTACAGACCACCCTGCATCATAGTGTGATGGCATCTATATGAAAACAGCAATATAAATTATATAATGCCAGAATTTCCCTTTTTTATTAATTTTATTGCCCTATTATACGAGTTTTCACCTTTGTTCTCTTGTGCTTATTAAGAATGCCTGTGTACCCTACAATCGGCATATATATAAATGCAACTTGTTCATGATCTTTGATTAGCCATTTAATATCGAACTGCTGCTTTACTGTAGGGAACATAAGAACTTAACTGGCACTGCACGTTATGCAAGTAGCAACACTCACCTTGGAATTGGTAAGTCATGACCAGTTGGTTACTTGTCAAATCATCATTTAAATTTGATTTTGAACATTGTTTTTTATTTACTGGCAGAGCAAAGTCGACGGGATGATTTGGAATCTCTTGGCTATGTTCTCCTATATTTTCTCCGAGGAAGGTAGGCTTATACTACTGTTCTGTGGAACTATTATGTTGCTTATGAGCACAGCATCTGGGATGCAGTGTGCTTGAAAACACATTAAGGAGTGCAAATCCGTTATATCTCAAGTTCCACCAGCAAATTGTTGTGAATCTGTCTGTGCCTTTCCATGACATTTGTGCACGCATGGCATGTTTTCAAGTACCTTTTTTTGTGGGAAATGTAACAGGGTTTCATACCAATCTCAATTTTTTTTAAAGTATAATATCAAAGCTATCATAACATTGAGGTCTTATTATCCATTTGGCTAATTTCGTCTAATTTTTTTGCCATGTATTGGTCTGTACAGTCTTCCCTGGCAGGGACTAAAAGCTGCAACGAAAAAGCAGAAGTATGAGAAGATATGTGAGAAAAAGATTTCGACACCTATCGAGGTTTATCTCAGAAGCATATTAAACCAAGCTTCAGAAACTGTACTTTTACATCTGTAGCtgaattttatttatttatcaGGTGTTATGCAAATCCTGTCCGGTAGAATTTGCATCTTACTTCCACTACTGCAAGTCATTGACATTTGATCAGCGGCCTGATTATGGATTCGTGAAGCGCCTTTTTCGAGACTTATTCGACCGCCAAGGTATTCCTTCattaagtagtactccctccgttccaaattactcgtcgcagaaatggatgtatctagaactaaaatacatctaggt
Coding sequences within:
- the LOC123077881 gene encoding casein kinase 1-like protein 3; translated protein: MDRIVGRKFKLGRKIGSGSFGVIYLATDMDTYEIVAVKIESSNSKHPQLFYEAKIYNALQGGSGIANVKWCGVDGEENVLIIDLLGPSLEDLFVYCGRKFTLKTVLMLADQMLTRIEFMHSKGYLHRDIKPDNFLMGLGRKANQVYVIDFGLAKRYRDSTTNRHIPYREHKNLTGTARYASSNTHLGIEQSRRDDLESLGYVLLYFLRGSLPWQGLKAATKKQKYEKICEKKISTPIEVLCKSCPVEFASYFHYCKSLTFDQRPDYGFVKRLFRDLFDRQGYDFDYVFDWTVLKYKQGQKTQHVPGATITRAIPTHLDKRAGVNGDVHPNEAHEQMESSHMTGSAAQLQRQNMAASARNENPKNDGNSRHIVRIDAFHQNQGFDSNTGSPSACFPTLPHNAPAR